Proteins co-encoded in one Methanosarcinales archaeon Met12 genomic window:
- a CDS encoding helix-turn-helix domain-containing protein produces MKSPCELIVWYVLPSIRYELTKELLKLGLSQKEVSERLGITQAAVSQYVKEKRGKTMKFKEEAKDAIRRLTNDIAEDGAFDDLIPRLCRICTQIRISGELCELHKGQEVVQEDCDVCLRTL; encoded by the coding sequence ATGAAATCGCCCTGTGAACTAATAGTCTGGTATGTCCTGCCAAGCATAAGGTATGAATTGACCAAGGAACTCCTCAAGCTGGGGCTATCTCAAAAAGAAGTGTCTGAAAGACTTGGGATTACGCAGGCAGCGGTTTCGCAGTATGTGAAGGAAAAGAGAGGAAAAACCATGAAATTCAAAGAAGAGGCCAAAGATGCCATAAGGAGACTGACAAATGATATCGCCGAGGATGGTGCCTTTGATGATTTGATCCCCCGACTCTGTAGAATCTGTACGCAAATCAGGATAAGCGGGGAGCTCTGCGAATTGCATAAAGGACAGGAGGTGGTCCAGGAAGACTGCGATGTGTGTTTGAGGACACTATAA
- a CDS encoding 7-cyano-7-deazaguanine synthase: protein MKLVSLISGGIDSPVATYLMMKKGVEVIALHLDNRPFTDEKQLDKSLKLVKHLENLFDKGIKTFVVPHGDNQAAFARNCIEKLQCVLCRRMMLRIAANIVEREGADGILTGESLGQVASQTLQNIYVTNQAVKTPIMRPLIGMDKVDIIDIARKIGTYDLSILPGLCCTIVPEKPSTAAKLEIVLREEEKVNIESLIEESMESARVVSC, encoded by the coding sequence ATGAAACTCGTATCACTAATTTCGGGCGGAATAGACTCACCAGTTGCGACATATCTTATGATGAAGAAGGGCGTGGAAGTAATTGCGCTTCATCTCGATAATCGCCCATTCACTGATGAAAAACAGCTTGACAAGTCATTGAAATTGGTAAAACACCTTGAAAATCTCTTCGATAAGGGCATAAAAACGTTCGTCGTCCCGCATGGAGACAATCAGGCCGCATTTGCGAGAAACTGCATTGAGAAGTTACAATGTGTGTTATGTAGAAGGATGATGTTGAGAATTGCGGCGAATATTGTAGAAAGAGAGGGCGCCGATGGAATACTCACCGGGGAGTCGCTCGGACAAGTCGCATCCCAGACGCTACAAAATATCTATGTGACAAATCAGGCAGTTAAAACGCCAATAATGAGGCCTTTGATCGGAATGGATAAGGTCGATATCATTGACATCGCCAGGAAGATCGGTACTTATGACCTTTCAATTTTGCCTGGTTTATGTTGTACGATCGTTCCAGAAAAACCCTCGACTGCTGCAAAATTGGAGATTGTGTTAAGGGAAGAGGAGAAGGTTAACATAGAATCATTGATTGAAGAATCGATGGAGAGTGCTCGTGTTGTATCTTGTTAA